The Pseudomonas viciae genomic interval ACACCCTGCCCAACACCATGTTTCGTGTGGAGTTGGAAAATGGGCACGTCGTAACCGCGCATATCTCCGGCAAGATGCGCAAGAACTACATTCGTATTCTTACCGGTGACAAAGTGCGCGTCGAGCTGACGCCCTATGACTTGAGCAAAGGGCGCATCACTTACCGCGCTCGCTAACAAGTCAATACAAAACGCCCGGCTGATACCGGGCGTTTTTGTTTGTCCGCAATTTGCCCCTCTCCCCATGAACACACAACACCCTGTGGGAGCGAGCTTGCTCGCTC includes:
- the infA gene encoding translation initiation factor IF-1, with amino-acid sequence MSKEDSFEMEGTVVDTLPNTMFRVELENGHVVTAHISGKMRKNYIRILTGDKVRVELTPYDLSKGRITYRAR